One window from the genome of Carnobacteriaceae bacterium zg-84 encodes:
- a CDS encoding ABC transporter ATP-binding protein, giving the protein MPFKNKYFYLSLVCLFFVALMNICFSVLTKFIVDTLLEHNISQFYHFVILLVGATLILLIAEYGQQLFRQKYINSMGEYLHEKAIYQLLHLPHDTLGSDYISTISNDIEMIKELYYEAQLSLWHGLMSFLFAVIAIFSLDFMTALFILTLSLLPIIIPYVLKSHLSRLQSVISKTKSEYTVQLSDIIEGVVIIKNSFSLAHFKEKLFKKYHAISQDIDAKTRIGSMGNVLIGFSFYATTIMILWIGGYQVLSGAITVGTIVAIYSISTELVHPINLIASSLSDIKSSQDIQQTFLKTEIYEDNLNIQSDFHHIICHDLQYQLNDTRLLDFSKQILQFDKGKHYLITGKNGSGKTTLIELLTKNKEYTQGDILIDNISIQNMSYQKVQSFFAYVPQKPIMFHDTILHNITLYQCYDSEYMLSLLDIFRLKDRFPTLDSLDERFDQKSTLSGGQQQKIALIRALCQKKPILILDESLSAMDEQSSKEIEQYLLSLSHQTIIHISHRSQPEQYDNCIHLY; this is encoded by the coding sequence GTGCCATTTAAAAATAAGTATTTTTATCTTAGTTTAGTATGTCTATTCTTCGTAGCATTGATGAATATTTGTTTTAGTGTGTTAACCAAATTTATTGTAGACACACTGCTCGAACACAATATATCTCAATTTTATCATTTCGTGATTTTATTGGTTGGAGCTACGTTAATTTTATTGATAGCAGAATACGGGCAACAACTCTTTCGTCAAAAATACATCAATAGTATGGGAGAATACTTACACGAAAAAGCCATTTATCAATTATTACATTTACCACATGACACTCTAGGAAGTGACTATATATCAACCATTTCTAACGATATTGAAATGATCAAAGAACTGTATTATGAGGCTCAATTATCGTTGTGGCATGGTTTAATGTCGTTTTTATTTGCGGTTATCGCTATTTTTTCATTAGATTTTATGACGGCATTATTTATACTAACATTATCGCTTTTACCGATTATTATTCCGTATGTATTGAAAAGTCATTTATCAAGATTGCAAAGTGTTATTTCTAAAACAAAGTCGGAGTATACAGTGCAATTATCAGATATTATTGAAGGAGTCGTTATTATAAAGAATAGTTTTTCTCTAGCTCATTTTAAAGAAAAGTTATTCAAAAAATATCATGCGATTAGTCAAGATATTGATGCCAAAACACGTATTGGTAGTATGGGAAATGTGCTGATTGGTTTTTCTTTTTATGCAACAACAATCATGATTTTATGGATAGGAGGGTACCAAGTTTTAAGTGGTGCCATTACTGTTGGTACTATTGTGGCAATTTATTCCATTTCAACAGAGTTAGTACATCCTATCAATTTAATCGCATCTTCATTATCTGATATTAAATCTTCACAAGATATTCAACAAACATTTCTGAAAACAGAGATATATGAAGATAACTTAAATATACAATCAGATTTTCATCATATCATTTGTCATGATTTACAGTATCAACTAAATGATACAAGACTTCTTGATTTTTCTAAACAAATACTTCAATTTGATAAAGGAAAACACTATCTTATAACTGGAAAAAATGGTAGTGGTAAGACGACATTGATAGAGTTATTAACGAAAAATAAAGAGTATACACAAGGAGATATTTTGATAGATAATATTTCAATCCAAAATATGAGTTATCAAAAAGTACAATCTTTCTTTGCTTATGTACCACAAAAACCAATAATGTTTCACGATACCATTTTACATAATATCACTTTATATCAATGTTATGACAGTGAATACATGCTTTCTTTACTAGACATTTTTAGATTAAAAGACCGTTTTCCAACACTAGATAGTTTAGATGAACGTTTCGACCAAAAGAGTACATTGTCTGGGGGTCAACAACAAAAAATCGCATTGATAAGAGCACTCTGTCAAAAGAAACCTATTTTAATTTTAGATGAATCATTAAGTGCAATGGATGAGCAATCTTCCAAAGAGATAGAACAGTATTTACTGTCTTTATCTCATCAAACAATTATTCATATTTCACATAGAAGTCAACCTGAACAGTATGATAACTGTATTCACTTATATTAG
- a CDS encoding lipoate--protein ligase: MYFVDNKEITDPRVNIALETYLVENKLVDEPILLFYINEPSIIIGRNQNTAEEVNQSYIDEKGIHVVRRMSGGGAVYHDLGNFSFCFIKDDDGSFRDFGKFTKPVIDALHKMGVSGAELQGRNDLLIDGKKFSGNAMYAKNGRMTAHGTILFDADLDAVTKALKPRKEKIESKGIKSVRSRVTNIKPYVSAQYQNMTTQEFRDSLLLEIFGVSSRDDVKEYHLTDKDWEGVYKIRDERFGNWDWNYGHSPQFSMACHHKFPFGLVEFKLNVSNGHIDDIKIFGDFFGLGDIVDVEAALRGTKFDKEHVQNVFDTIDVKKYFGNISSEELTQLLVFGTVE, encoded by the coding sequence ATGTATTTTGTAGATAATAAAGAGATTACAGATCCACGTGTCAATATTGCTTTAGAAACATATTTAGTAGAAAATAAGTTAGTAGATGAACCGATTTTATTATTTTATATCAATGAACCGTCTATTATTATTGGGCGTAATCAAAATACAGCTGAAGAAGTTAATCAGTCGTATATTGATGAAAAAGGTATTCACGTCGTTCGCCGTATGTCCGGTGGAGGAGCTGTTTATCATGATTTAGGTAATTTTTCTTTTTGTTTTATTAAAGATGATGATGGTTCTTTTAGAGATTTTGGCAAATTTACAAAACCTGTTATTGACGCACTTCATAAAATGGGTGTTTCTGGGGCAGAGTTACAAGGTAGAAATGATTTGTTGATTGACGGAAAGAAATTTTCTGGAAATGCTATGTACGCTAAAAATGGTCGTATGACAGCTCATGGTACAATTTTGTTTGATGCTGATTTAGATGCTGTCACGAAAGCATTAAAGCCAAGAAAAGAAAAAATTGAATCTAAAGGTATTAAATCTGTTCGTTCACGTGTTACAAACATTAAACCTTATGTATCAGCACAATATCAAAATATGACAACTCAAGAATTTCGTGACAGTTTATTATTAGAAATTTTTGGTGTATCATCACGTGACGACGTAAAAGAATACCATCTAACAGATAAAGACTGGGAAGGTGTTTATAAAATTCGTGATGAACGCTTTGGAAATTGGGACTGGAATTATGGACATTCTCCACAATTTTCAATGGCTTGTCATCATAAATTCCCATTTGGATTAGTCGAATTTAAATTAAATGTATCAAATGGACACATTGATGACATTAAAATTTTTGGTGATTTCTTTGGTTTAGGTGACATTGTAGATGTAGAAGCAGCATTACGTGGAACTAAATTTGATAAGGAACATGTTCAAAATGTATTTGATACGATTGACGTGAAAAAATACTTTGGAAATATATCATCAGAAGAATTAACCCAATTACTTGTTTTCGGAACAGTTGAATAA
- a CDS encoding DegV family protein: protein MNIAVVTDSVAYLTKDEIEALNIYVLPLSIAFKDKTYMEGEEIKPSEFYDLVRGAKELPKSSQPSVGQTMALFEKLSKDYDAVISIHLSSEISGTYQTVASLNGEFDNFTVYAVDSRRACGAQAQLVKEAVRLARENVSPENIIEKLNTMIAAQNAFFLVDDLMHLQKGGRLSTGSAVIGSMLNIKPILTIDGKIVPTEKIRTFKKGISRITELFQDHVNQYDVPFTATIHHANRLDVAQEWKEELEKQFPQVTFNIVEFGAVIGTHLGEKSMGMIFGPTTSEEL, encoded by the coding sequence TTACCTCTATCCATTGCATTTAAAGACAAAACGTATATGGAAGGAGAAGAGATTAAACCAAGTGAATTTTATGATTTAGTACGTGGTGCAAAAGAATTACCAAAATCTTCTCAACCATCTGTTGGACAAACAATGGCACTATTTGAAAAATTGTCCAAAGATTATGATGCAGTCATTTCCATTCATTTATCTTCAGAAATTAGTGGTACGTATCAAACAGTAGCAAGTTTAAATGGAGAATTTGATAACTTCACTGTTTATGCGGTAGACTCAAGACGTGCTTGTGGTGCTCAAGCGCAATTAGTTAAAGAAGCGGTTCGTTTAGCACGAGAAAATGTTTCTCCAGAAAATATTATCGAAAAATTAAATACGATGATTGCAGCACAAAACGCATTTTTCTTAGTGGACGATTTAATGCATTTACAAAAAGGCGGACGCTTATCAACAGGTTCAGCTGTTATTGGTTCGATGTTAAACATTAAACCTATTTTAACGATTGACGGTAAAATTGTTCCAACAGAAAAAATAAGAACATTTAAAAAAGGTATTTCTCGTATTACAGAATTATTTCAAGACCACGTCAATCAATATGATGTACCTTTTACAGCAACCATTCATCATGCTAATCGTTTAGATGTTGCTCAAGAATGGAAAGAAGAACTAGAAAAACAATTCCCGCAAGTAACGTTCAATATTGTAGAATTTGGTGCAGTTATTGGTACACATCTAGGTGAAAAATCAATGGGTATGATTTTTGGACCAACAACAAGCGAAGAATTATAA
- a CDS encoding ISL3 family transposase, whose product MSNITEILLQLKDKNITFDHENVSECDIRHKKSLVLYGKLTYTPDCCPNCHTTNGIVKNGTRQSRLSLCQISGLNAYLSLTKQRFYCKSCQSSFTAETPIVDKHCFITNRLKQKIMDTLTETISETYIAKQHNVSVHTVRRIVDKVASTLKVNHNTQLPHHLCFDEFKSVKSSDSAMSFIYCDALTHQLIDVVHDRKSSTLLDYFARYDTQTRKAVKTITIDMFRPYIQISKQVFPNAHVIIDPFHIVQALNRELTKHRVHVMKALHQNNRRLYNKMKRYWKLFLSNTDTLSSYPYHRFPLFDWMTHTQGIVDYLLEQVPELRATYDVVHQLRDALHNRDFDRFEEILIWAKQEAISPGLRRVLRTFKGYLPYIKNTFIYHHLTNGALEGINHKIKVLKRNAYGYRNFSHFRNRILLMCKLYVPYTVPSTSLVA is encoded by the coding sequence ATGTCTAATATAACAGAAATCTTACTACAATTAAAGGATAAAAACATCACATTTGATCATGAAAACGTATCAGAGTGTGACATTCGACATAAAAAATCATTAGTCTTATACGGTAAATTAACCTATACACCAGATTGTTGCCCAAATTGTCACACAACCAATGGCATTGTAAAAAATGGGACACGTCAATCACGACTGTCTTTATGCCAAATTTCAGGACTAAACGCCTATTTATCACTCACTAAACAACGTTTTTATTGTAAATCCTGTCAATCATCATTTACAGCTGAAACACCTATTGTGGATAAGCATTGTTTTATCACGAACCGTTTAAAACAAAAGATAATGGACACTTTAACAGAAACCATTTCAGAAACCTACATCGCTAAACAACACAATGTATCTGTACATACGGTCAGACGTATTGTGGATAAGGTCGCCTCTACTTTAAAAGTAAATCACAACACGCAATTACCTCATCATCTATGTTTTGATGAATTCAAGTCAGTAAAATCTTCTGATAGTGCCATGAGTTTTATCTATTGTGATGCACTGACTCATCAACTGATTGACGTTGTACACGACCGTAAATCCAGCACGCTATTAGACTACTTTGCTAGATACGATACCCAGACAAGAAAAGCTGTTAAAACAATTACGATTGATATGTTTCGCCCCTATATTCAGATATCCAAGCAAGTATTTCCTAATGCACATGTCATTATCGACCCTTTTCATATTGTACAAGCATTAAATCGTGAATTAACGAAACATAGAGTGCATGTAATGAAAGCTTTACATCAGAATAATCGCCGTTTATACAACAAAATGAAACGTTATTGGAAGTTGTTTTTAAGTAACACAGATACACTAAGTAGTTATCCTTATCACCGTTTTCCACTGTTTGATTGGATGACGCATACACAAGGGATAGTCGATTATTTATTGGAACAAGTCCCAGAACTAAGAGCCACATACGATGTCGTTCATCAATTAAGAGATGCTTTACATAATAGAGATTTTGACCGATTTGAAGAAATACTCATATGGGCTAAACAGGAAGCTATTTCTCCTGGTTTACGTAGAGTATTAAGAACTTTCAAAGGGTATTTACCCTATATTAAAAACACCTTTATCTACCATCATTTGACTAACGGTGCACTTGAAGGTATCAATCATAAAATTAAAGTACTTAAGAGAAATGCCTATGGTTATCGTAACTTTTCACATTTTAGAAATCGTATTTTATTAATGTGTAAGTTATATGTACCATATACCGTACCATCTACTTCACTAGTTGCTTAA
- a CDS encoding MBL fold metallo-hydrolase — protein sequence MKLTILGCMGAYPTPTQATSSYLLEADGFKLLVDIGSGAFQHLASIMEPTDIDALLITHYHADHIADLGVLQYAYQLKPALEHLPKKILKIYGHQHSEEFSKLTMQNVSEGIVYNPEEILRVGPFKITFLKTIHPVVCYGIRVEDKNTKKVFVFTADSGYLADFITFAKDADLLLADAMFMNGSENSTVHMTAGEVGKIADLANVKQLVLTHLPVNYQSVLKQQAEEMVEHIPVYLAKDFDTYEI from the coding sequence ATGAAATTAACCATTTTAGGTTGTATGGGAGCCTATCCAACACCGACACAAGCAACATCGTCTTATTTATTAGAGGCAGACGGATTTAAATTACTTGTCGACATTGGAAGTGGCGCTTTTCAACATCTTGCTTCTATTATGGAACCGACAGATATTGATGCATTGCTGATTACGCATTACCATGCAGATCATATTGCAGACTTAGGTGTGTTGCAATATGCTTATCAATTAAAGCCTGCACTAGAACATTTGCCTAAAAAAATATTAAAAATTTATGGACATCAGCATTCAGAAGAATTTTCTAAATTGACGATGCAAAATGTGAGTGAGGGAATTGTTTATAATCCAGAGGAAATTTTAAGAGTAGGTCCTTTTAAAATAACATTTTTAAAAACCATTCATCCAGTTGTGTGTTATGGGATAAGGGTTGAAGATAAAAACACTAAAAAAGTATTTGTTTTTACAGCAGATTCTGGGTATTTAGCAGACTTTATTACTTTTGCAAAAGATGCAGATTTATTACTTGCAGATGCAATGTTTATGAATGGTTCAGAAAATAGTACCGTGCATATGACAGCAGGAGAAGTCGGAAAGATTGCAGATTTAGCGAATGTTAAGCAATTGGTTTTAACGCATTTACCTGTGAATTATCAAAGCGTTTTAAAACAACAAGCAGAAGAAATGGTTGAACATATTCCAGTTTATTTAGCAAAAGATTTTGATACATACGAAATTTAA
- a CDS encoding N-acetyltransferase, whose protein sequence is MEFVKKGNSFVYEVDGQLLGEITYAFVKDNVIDVNHTYVSETLRGQGIAKKLVDTVVAYAKEEQLKIIPTCPYVVALFEKDDVYQEIMFKE, encoded by the coding sequence ATGGAATTTGTAAAAAAAGGAAATAGTTTTGTTTATGAAGTTGACGGACAGTTATTAGGAGAAATAACATATGCTTTTGTGAAAGATAATGTGATTGATGTTAATCATACATATGTATCAGAAACATTAAGAGGACAAGGCATTGCTAAAAAATTGGTAGATACAGTTGTTGCATACGCTAAGGAAGAACAGTTAAAAATTATTCCAACATGCCCGTATGTTGTGGCACTTTTTGAAAAAGATGATGTCTATCAAGAAATAATGTTTAAAGAATAG
- a CDS encoding ABC transporter ATP-binding protein, producing MTKIDIQHLRKEFITKKETFVAVEDISFTLESGKVVALLGPNGAGKTTLVQMIAGYLEQTSGSILIDGTTLTKKTRKYFPMGVVLGGELGFYGHASARENLIFFAHLKKVARKQVQDEVNRVLTLVELKDVEHKKVREFSRGMKQRLHIARALLNKPKIILLDEPTTGLDVEIARTIREMIKHLAKTEKIAILLTSHTMSEIEFLSDRILLIGAGKIYHEGTVESIIRLSNLTKIDRPATLEESYLAIAEQLKRR from the coding sequence ATGACTAAAATTGATATTCAACATTTAAGGAAAGAATTTATAACTAAAAAGGAGACATTTGTAGCTGTAGAAGATATTTCTTTTACATTAGAATCTGGAAAAGTAGTTGCACTTTTAGGGCCTAATGGAGCAGGAAAAACAACGCTGGTACAAATGATAGCTGGATATTTAGAACAAACAAGTGGTTCTATTTTGATTGATGGTACAACATTAACGAAAAAAACACGAAAATACTTTCCTATGGGAGTTGTATTAGGTGGAGAATTAGGATTTTATGGTCATGCATCGGCAAGAGAAAATTTAATATTTTTTGCACATCTGAAGAAAGTTGCTAGAAAACAAGTACAAGATGAAGTCAATAGAGTATTAACATTAGTAGAATTAAAAGATGTTGAACATAAAAAAGTAAGGGAATTTTCAAGAGGAATGAAGCAACGATTGCATATTGCAAGAGCGCTTTTAAACAAACCTAAAATTATTCTTTTAGATGAACCAACAACGGGATTGGACGTGGAAATTGCTCGTACAATAAGGGAAATGATTAAACATCTTGCTAAAACAGAGAAAATCGCTATTCTATTAACAAGTCATACAATGTCTGAAATTGAATTTTTATCAGATCGTATTTTATTGATTGGTGCAGGTAAAATTTATCATGAAGGAACAGTGGAGAGCATCATTCGCTTATCTAATCTCACTAAGATTGATAGACCGGCAACATTAGAAGAATCTTATTTAGCTATTGCTGAACAGTTAAAAAGGAGATAG
- a CDS encoding multidrug ABC transporter permease: MRFLSLVIFHLKLYSKNSYFLMTVLSSTTTLILFQYLAAYSQHETVNQVAWLRAGIFGLWASGTTAAGVVGMQKWQGTFVYLINNPLDDYISLVALVMPAALFGLLSFPIAFLLSIFLGFLPVITLIDILFIILLWFGATVLDLCIASVFVLTKNAIIYEELISLPILLLSGLFTVPTLFMPLKQIMQWIIPISMPIGWLLKEEVLTGINLLKCLVSIVIMLGISFYTTHYLIKKAKQFGQFGGSL; this comes from the coding sequence ATGCGTTTTTTATCATTAGTTATATTTCATTTAAAACTGTATAGCAAAAATAGTTATTTTTTAATGACGGTTTTATCCAGCACAACAACATTGATTTTATTTCAATATTTAGCAGCATATTCTCAACATGAAACAGTTAACCAAGTTGCTTGGCTAAGAGCAGGAATTTTTGGATTATGGGCATCTGGAACAACAGCAGCAGGAGTTGTAGGTATGCAAAAATGGCAAGGAACATTCGTGTATTTAATCAATAATCCACTAGATGACTATATTTCCTTAGTTGCACTGGTTATGCCAGCAGCTTTATTTGGATTATTAAGTTTTCCTATTGCTTTTTTATTATCTATTTTTTTAGGATTTTTGCCAGTTATTACTTTAATTGATATATTATTCATAATCTTACTTTGGTTTGGTGCAACTGTTTTAGATTTATGCATTGCTTCTGTATTTGTTTTAACAAAGAATGCCATTATTTATGAAGAATTGATTTCTTTACCGATACTATTACTATCAGGTTTATTCACTGTTCCTACATTATTTATGCCCTTAAAACAAATTATGCAGTGGATTATACCAATTTCAATGCCTATTGGTTGGTTATTAAAAGAAGAAGTATTAACAGGGATCAATTTATTAAAATGCCTTGTCAGTATTGTCATTATGCTTGGTATTAGCTTTTATACAACTCATTATTTAATCAAAAAAGCAAAACAATTCGGTCAATTTGGGGGAAGCTTATGA
- a CDS encoding adaptor protein MecA, producing MKMEHINENTIKVMIAKSDLEERGITFFDLLGSQKKVETFFYSILDEVGMRHEFEGIDSVTFQVVPKRDGFDLYITKGMVDNFKEHLKASIQDIDFDSNNPLDKMIQYLEQESNEEKKEKAISQKQLFEKEELKKESTKSLVFVFEKIADFVSFAKYIKVEHLENHLYDYNGEYYWVITCSTANERQHVLHIALEYGEMAKVSQVFLNEHANLIIESNALDVTKKYFIN from the coding sequence ATGAAAATGGAACACATAAATGAAAATACAATAAAAGTGATGATTGCTAAGTCTGATTTAGAAGAACGAGGTATTACATTTTTTGACTTATTAGGAAGTCAAAAGAAAGTTGAAACATTCTTTTATAGCATTTTGGATGAAGTTGGTATGCGTCATGAATTTGAAGGTATTGATTCTGTGACATTTCAAGTAGTGCCTAAAAGAGACGGTTTTGACTTATATATTACAAAAGGAATGGTCGATAATTTTAAAGAGCACTTAAAAGCATCTATTCAAGATATTGATTTTGATAGTAATAACCCGCTTGATAAAATGATTCAATATTTAGAACAAGAATCAAATGAAGAAAAAAAAGAAAAAGCAATATCTCAAAAACAACTGTTTGAAAAAGAAGAATTAAAAAAAGAATCTACTAAATCACTTGTTTTTGTATTTGAAAAAATTGCTGATTTTGTTTCTTTTGCCAAATATATAAAAGTGGAACATTTAGAAAATCATTTATATGATTATAATGGAGAATATTATTGGGTTATAACATGCTCAACAGCAAATGAGCGTCAACATGTGTTGCACATAGCATTAGAATACGGAGAAATGGCAAAAGTATCACAAGTATTTTTAAATGAACACGCAAATCTTATTATTGAATCAAACGCTTTAGATGTGACAAAAAAATATTTTATCAATTAA
- the xerC gene encoding tyrosine recombinase XerC, translating into MEQHIMDFLDMLQREKRYSLATIQAYRRDIEKFVSFLKQDKESDILNVTIRDAKYYLAYLTEQEYSKNSISRLLSSLRVFYQYLLSLDYVEENPFVYVTYKKREKRLPKFYYEPEMEKIIEATKGTEPLDYRNMALVELLYSCGLRVSECVSVTLKDVDFRAKLIFILGKGGKMRYVPFGEWAEDTLQDYLEKGRPALMQRQKHDVLFVNHLGEPLTPAGVSYILNQIIKKSSLTFNIHPHMLRHTFATHLLNNGADIRTIQELLGHDSLKATEVYTHVTKESLYRNYQQFHPRAKRKDKGE; encoded by the coding sequence ATGGAACAACATATTATGGATTTTTTAGACATGTTACAGCGTGAAAAAAGATATTCCCTTGCGACAATTCAAGCATATAGACGTGATATTGAAAAATTTGTTTCTTTTTTAAAGCAAGACAAAGAGTCAGATATACTAAATGTAACGATTAGAGATGCTAAGTACTATTTAGCGTATTTGACTGAGCAAGAGTATAGTAAAAATAGTATTTCTCGCTTATTATCGAGTTTACGTGTTTTTTATCAATATCTATTAAGTTTAGACTATGTTGAAGAAAATCCATTTGTATATGTTACCTATAAAAAAAGAGAAAAACGCTTGCCAAAATTTTATTATGAACCTGAAATGGAAAAAATTATCGAGGCGACAAAAGGAACTGAACCACTTGATTATCGTAATATGGCATTGGTAGAACTATTATATAGTTGTGGATTACGTGTGAGTGAATGTGTTTCTGTTACATTAAAAGATGTCGATTTTCGTGCAAAACTTATTTTTATTCTTGGCAAAGGTGGAAAAATGCGTTACGTTCCTTTTGGAGAGTGGGCAGAAGATACATTGCAAGACTATTTGGAAAAAGGACGTCCTGCACTGATGCAAAGACAAAAACATGATGTGTTATTTGTAAATCATTTAGGAGAACCTTTGACACCTGCTGGTGTATCTTATATTTTAAATCAAATCATTAAAAAAAGTAGCTTGACTTTTAATATACATCCTCATATGTTACGGCATACATTTGCAACACATTTATTAAATAATGGAGCAGATATACGTACTATTCAAGAGTTATTAGGACATGATAGTTTAAAAGCAACAGAAGTTTATACACATGTTACAAAAGAAAGTTTGTATCGAAATTATCAACAATTTCATCCTCGTGCAAAAAGAAAAGATAAAGGAGAATAA
- a CDS encoding DEAD/DEAH box helicase family protein, producing the protein MKENAYGREIVIKKKDLSQFKSFICIPAVSNRKCCRCDMPIKYQTPCSICLQFCGYCVSCINLGLLKECDYLVSYPEPKNKHRHVVFDFKGTLSNEQEKLSKRIEQAALSNEQLLVYAVTGAGKTEMIYNGIHRILEEGGRVCLSAPRVDVCIELSLRLKKVFPDENIAVLYGANSESYRYSKLVICTTHQLLRFKHAFDLLFIDEVDSFPFSNNPILTNRIEKVLKEKSSLILLTATPSKDQLKKIKKGTLSCVTLPARYHKHPLVVPKSMYIGFWKKKPKVLFSILHQFINKNQPFLVFLPNIDDMHVLEKQLKKAYPNLAIASVHAQDSHRYEKIQSMRDNQYDCLLTTTILERGVTFKHIHVIVVDAHQPIFTTASLVQIAGRVGRTVDAPSGLVYFLHNGASRYLKKAIKEIEHMNKLAKERGLIL; encoded by the coding sequence ATGAAAGAAAATGCTTATGGACGTGAGATAGTTATAAAAAAGAAAGATTTATCTCAATTCAAGTCTTTTATTTGTATACCAGCTGTGTCTAATCGAAAATGCTGTCGCTGTGATATGCCTATTAAGTATCAAACACCTTGTTCAATATGTCTGCAATTTTGTGGTTATTGTGTTTCTTGTATAAATTTAGGTCTATTAAAAGAGTGCGACTATCTTGTTTCTTATCCAGAACCAAAAAATAAACATAGACATGTTGTCTTTGATTTTAAGGGTACCTTGTCCAATGAACAAGAAAAACTATCTAAACGTATTGAGCAAGCAGCACTATCCAATGAACAATTACTCGTCTATGCTGTAACAGGTGCAGGAAAAACAGAAATGATTTATAACGGTATTCATCGTATTCTTGAGGAGGGTGGGAGAGTTTGTTTATCTGCACCTAGAGTAGATGTATGTATTGAATTATCTCTTCGCTTAAAAAAAGTTTTTCCTGATGAAAATATTGCTGTTTTATACGGAGCAAATTCCGAATCTTATCGTTATAGCAAATTGGTGATTTGTACCACACATCAATTATTGCGATTTAAACATGCGTTTGATTTATTGTTTATTGATGAAGTAGATTCATTTCCTTTTAGCAATAATCCTATATTAACCAATCGTATTGAGAAAGTATTAAAAGAAAAAAGTAGTTTAATTTTGTTAACAGCAACACCTAGTAAAGATCAACTTAAAAAAATAAAAAAAGGAACCTTATCTTGCGTGACATTACCCGCAAGGTATCATAAGCACCCACTTGTTGTGCCAAAAAGTATGTATATTGGATTTTGGAAGAAAAAACCTAAAGTATTGTTTTCTATTTTGCATCAATTTATAAATAAAAATCAACCATTTCTCGTCTTTTTGCCCAATATTGACGATATGCATGTTTTAGAAAAACAGTTAAAAAAAGCATATCCCAATTTAGCTATTGCATCCGTACATGCACAAGACAGTCATCGCTATGAAAAAATCCAATCCATGCGTGACAATCAATACGACTGTTTGTTGACCACAACCATTTTAGAACGAGGTGTGACCTTTAAACATATTCATGTCATTGTTGTAGATGCACACCAACCAATATTCACAACAGCTAGTCTTGTGCAAATTGCCGGTAGAGTTGGACGAACAGTTGATGCACCAAGTGGTCTTGTATATTTTTTACATAATGGTGCATCACGATATTTAAAAAAAGCGATAAAAGAGATAGAACATATGAATAAACTCGCAAAGGAGAGAGGATTGATTTTATAA
- a CDS encoding VOC family protein, whose amino-acid sequence MKQQMVHTCYRVKNLEESIKFYTEAFDFKVSRLRDFPENQFTLAYLTLPESDYELELTYNYGHGAYELGTGYGHIAIAVEDLEALHEQQKNAGYNVTDLKGLPGIPPSYYFIIDPDGYKVEVVRMK is encoded by the coding sequence ATGAAACAACAAATGGTACATACGTGCTATCGTGTCAAAAATTTAGAAGAATCTATTAAATTTTATACAGAAGCATTTGATTTTAAAGTGTCTCGATTAAGAGATTTTCCAGAAAATCAATTTACACTAGCTTATTTAACATTGCCTGAAAGTGATTATGAATTAGAATTAACTTATAATTATGGACATGGTGCGTATGAGTTGGGAACAGGATATGGTCATATTGCAATTGCTGTAGAAGATCTTGAAGCACTACATGAACAACAAAAAAATGCTGGCTATAATGTAACAGACTTAAAAGGATTACCAGGTATACCACCATCTTATTATTTTATTATTGATCCAGACGGATACAAAGTAGAAGTCGTTAGAATGAAATAA